From one Flavobacterium sp. N502536 genomic stretch:
- a CDS encoding GbsR/MarR family transcriptional regulator, translating into MEFKEAKNKFVQTWGALGSQWGINKTMAQIHALLMVSNEAVSMEDIMDELQISRGNASMNLRALMDWGIVYKEYKAGERREFFTAEKDLDELAVKISRERSKREIKPALKILKEVSTIDANESAEEKHFVDQTTKLYDFVLKADNMLDKMTEFNENWLGRLVLKIMK; encoded by the coding sequence ATGGAATTCAAAGAAGCAAAAAATAAGTTTGTACAAACCTGGGGAGCATTAGGTTCTCAATGGGGAATTAATAAAACCATGGCACAAATCCATGCTTTATTAATGGTTTCGAACGAAGCTGTTTCTATGGAAGACATCATGGACGAATTGCAAATTTCACGAGGAAATGCAAGCATGAACCTAAGAGCTTTAATGGATTGGGGAATTGTTTACAAAGAATACAAAGCCGGAGAAAGAAGAGAATTTTTTACTGCTGAAAAAGATCTGGACGAATTAGCCGTTAAAATTTCGAGAGAAAGAAGCAAAAGAGAAATCAAACCTGCTCTTAAAATTTTAAAAGAAGTTTCGACAATCGATGCAAATGAGTCTGCAGAAGAAAAACACTTTGTAGATCAAACGACTAAGCTGTATGATTTTGTTTTAAAAGCAGATAATATGTTAGACAAAATGACGGAATTCAATGAAAACTGGTTGGGACGTCTGGTCCTGAAAATCATGAAGTAA
- a CDS encoding TIGR01777 family oxidoreductase gives MNKLIIAAGTGFLGQVLVRHFKNKFEEIVILTRGKSKIIDGIKYVNWDAKTFSGWENELEQATVLINLAGKSVDCRYTQKNKKEILLSRIESTRILNEAVLKCKKPPKHWLNSSTATIYRFSLDKQMDEEEGEIGNNFSINIALSWEKAFFKTETPNTIKTALRTSIVLGKKGGAFIPLKALAKIGFGGKQGKGNQFVSWIHEDDFANAIDFIIEKEIAGVINIVSPSPVPNIDFMKKLQKAVGFPFGIPLNTFFLEIGSFFIRTETELVLKSRNVVPKRLLEKGFKFKYENIDPAFQNLLS, from the coding sequence ATGAATAAACTCATAATTGCAGCCGGAACAGGATTCCTGGGTCAGGTTTTAGTCCGTCATTTCAAAAACAAATTTGAAGAAATCGTTATCCTAACCCGCGGAAAATCTAAAATCATCGATGGAATCAAATATGTAAACTGGGATGCCAAAACTTTTTCGGGCTGGGAAAATGAACTGGAACAGGCAACGGTATTAATCAATCTTGCCGGAAAATCTGTTGATTGTCGTTATACTCAAAAAAATAAAAAAGAGATTCTACTGTCCCGAATCGAAAGCACCAGAATTTTAAACGAGGCTGTTTTAAAATGCAAAAAACCTCCAAAACACTGGTTGAACTCCTCTACTGCGACCATTTACCGATTTTCTCTGGACAAACAAATGGACGAAGAAGAGGGCGAAATAGGAAATAATTTTTCGATAAATATCGCTCTTTCCTGGGAGAAAGCCTTTTTTAAAACCGAAACTCCAAATACGATAAAAACGGCTTTACGAACGTCAATCGTTCTGGGCAAAAAAGGCGGAGCTTTTATTCCGTTAAAAGCTTTGGCGAAAATTGGTTTTGGAGGAAAACAAGGAAAAGGAAACCAATTTGTAAGCTGGATTCACGAAGATGATTTTGCGAATGCTATTGATTTTATAATTGAAAAAGAAATAGCCGGCGTCATAAATATTGTATCGCCAAGTCCCGTACCCAACATTGATTTTATGAAGAAGCTACAAAAAGCAGTTGGTTTTCCTTTTGGAATTCCACTCAATACCTTCTTTCTCGAAATCGGATCTTTTTTCATTCGAACAGAAACCGAATTGGTTTTAAAAAGCAGAAATGTAGTCCCGAAACGACTTTTAGAAAAAGGTTTTAAGTTTAAGTATGAAAATATTGATCCCGCTTTTCAAAATCTTTTATCGTAA
- a CDS encoding SRPBCC family protein — protein MTILNLTTRIKAPQKTVFDAARNIDIHQQSASPSKEKAIAGVTTGLINLNETVTWRGKHFGFYLTHKSRITAMHFYDYFVDEMEEGKFKSFKHEHLFEKENDLTIMTDKLQYETPFGLFGKLFDYFFLKKHLTNFLLERNKTLKIVSEKQL, from the coding sequence ATGACAATCCTAAACCTTACAACCCGAATAAAAGCACCACAAAAAACAGTTTTTGATGCTGCACGAAATATCGATATCCATCAACAGTCGGCAAGTCCATCAAAGGAAAAAGCAATTGCCGGCGTTACCACCGGATTAATCAATTTAAACGAAACGGTTACTTGGCGTGGCAAACATTTTGGTTTTTACCTTACCCATAAAAGCCGAATAACTGCCATGCATTTTTACGATTACTTTGTTGATGAAATGGAGGAAGGAAAATTTAAATCATTTAAACATGAACATCTTTTTGAAAAAGAAAATGACCTCACCATTATGACAGATAAACTACAATATGAAACTCCTTTTGGACTGTTCGGAAAACTGTTTGATTATTTCTTTTTGAAAAAACATCTTACCAATTTCCTATTGGAAAGAAATAAAACGCTGAAAATAGTTTCTGAAAAACAACTTTAA
- a CDS encoding DUF1090 domain-containing protein, producing MTLKTKILSVAFFAISFIGFAQSNCTTLKGCERKLCELNTKLVAAKKAGNQNQIKGIEDAISKTKKNCTVKTVNNDLDKKVKEKQQKVKEKTDDLNKAIKEQESKEKIEKKRKKLAEAKADLNKALAEQKTK from the coding sequence ATGACTTTAAAAACGAAAATACTATCCGTCGCTTTTTTTGCTATTTCCTTCATTGGATTTGCACAAAGTAATTGTACAACATTAAAAGGCTGTGAGCGAAAACTATGTGAATTAAACACAAAATTAGTTGCTGCCAAAAAGGCCGGCAATCAAAATCAAATAAAGGGAATTGAAGATGCCATCTCTAAAACCAAAAAAAACTGCACGGTAAAAACAGTCAACAATGACCTTGACAAAAAAGTCAAAGAAAAACAACAAAAGGTCAAAGAAAAAACTGACGACCTCAACAAAGCCATAAAAGAGCAGGAAAGCAAAGAAAAAATTGAGAAAAAAAGAAAGAAACTAGCCGAAGCTAAAGCCGACTTAAATAAGGCCCTCGCAGAACAAAAAACGAAGTAA